A stretch of the Elephas maximus indicus isolate mEleMax1 chromosome 3, mEleMax1 primary haplotype, whole genome shotgun sequence genome encodes the following:
- the LOC126073475 gene encoding glutathione S-transferase Mu 1 isoform X2, with protein sequence MAVTLGYWDIRGLAHAIRLLLEYTDSNYEEKKYTMGDAPDYDRSQWLNEKFKLGLDFPNLPYLIDGAHKITQSNAILRYIARKHDLCGETEEEKIRVDILENQVMDTSMDLSRVCYSPDFEKLKPQYLEGLPDKMRLFSEFLGKRPWFAGDKITFVDFLAYDILDLNRIFEPKCLDAFPNLKDFIARFELLCCYFRKQL encoded by the exons ATGGCCGTGACCCTGGGTTACTGGGATATCCGCGGG CTGGCCCATGCAATCCGCCTGCTTCTGGAATACACCGACTCAAACTATGAGGAGAAGAAGTACACGATGGGGGACG CTCCGGACTATGACAGAAGCCAGTGGCTGAATGAGAAATTCAAGCTTGGCCTGGACTTTCCCAAT CTGCCCTACTTAATTGATGGGGCTCACAAGATCACCCAGAGTAACGCTATCCTGCGCTACATTGCCCGCAAGCACGACCTGT GTGgggagacagaagaggagaagatCCGCGTGGACATCCTGGAGAACCAGGTTATGGACACCAGCATGGACCTGTCCAGGGTGTGCTACAGCCCTGATTTT GAGAAGCTGAAGCCGCAGTACTTGGAGGGGCTCCCTGACAAGATGAGGCTCTTCTCAGAGTTCCTGGGGAAGCGGCCGTGGTTTGCAGGGGACAAG ATCACCTTTGTGGATTTCCTTGCTTATGACATCCTTGACCTGAACCGTATCTTTGAGCCTAAGTGCCTGGACGCGTTCCCAAACCTGAAGGACTTCATTGCCCGCTTTGAG ctgcTTTGCTGTTACTTCAGGAAACAGCTGTGA
- the LOC126073475 gene encoding glutathione S-transferase Mu 1 isoform X1, which produces MAVTLGYWDIRGLAHAIRLLLEYTDSNYEEKKYTMGDAPDYDRSQWLNEKFKLGLDFPNLPYLIDGAHKITQSNAILRYIARKHDLCGETEEEKIRVDILENQVMDTSMDLSRVCYSPDFEKLKPQYLEGLPDKMRLFSEFLGKRPWFAGDKITFVDFLAYDILDLNRIFEPKCLDAFPNLKDFIARFEGLKRISAYMKSSHFLPSPIYTKAALWGNK; this is translated from the exons ATGGCCGTGACCCTGGGTTACTGGGATATCCGCGGG CTGGCCCATGCAATCCGCCTGCTTCTGGAATACACCGACTCAAACTATGAGGAGAAGAAGTACACGATGGGGGACG CTCCGGACTATGACAGAAGCCAGTGGCTGAATGAGAAATTCAAGCTTGGCCTGGACTTTCCCAAT CTGCCCTACTTAATTGATGGGGCTCACAAGATCACCCAGAGTAACGCTATCCTGCGCTACATTGCCCGCAAGCACGACCTGT GTGgggagacagaagaggagaagatCCGCGTGGACATCCTGGAGAACCAGGTTATGGACACCAGCATGGACCTGTCCAGGGTGTGCTACAGCCCTGATTTT GAGAAGCTGAAGCCGCAGTACTTGGAGGGGCTCCCTGACAAGATGAGGCTCTTCTCAGAGTTCCTGGGGAAGCGGCCGTGGTTTGCAGGGGACAAG ATCACCTTTGTGGATTTCCTTGCTTATGACATCCTTGACCTGAACCGTATCTTTGAGCCTAAGTGCCTGGACGCGTTCCCAAACCTGAAGGACTTCATTGCCCGCTTTGAG GGCCTGAAGAGGATCTCTGCCTACATGAAGTCTAGCCACTTCCTCCCAAGTCCTATCTATACAAAAGCAGCCCTGTGGGGCAATAAGTAG
- the LOC126073475 gene encoding glutathione S-transferase Mu 1 isoform X3, with protein MAVTLGYWDIRGLAHAIRLLLEYTDSNYEEKKYTMGDAPDYDRSQWLNEKFKLGLDFPNVGGETEEEKIRVDILENQVMDTSMDLSRVCYSPDFEKLKPQYLEGLPDKMRLFSEFLGKRPWFAGDKITFVDFLAYDILDLNRIFEPKCLDAFPNLKDFIARFEGLKRISAYMKSSHFLPSPIYTKAALWGNK; from the exons ATGGCCGTGACCCTGGGTTACTGGGATATCCGCGGG CTGGCCCATGCAATCCGCCTGCTTCTGGAATACACCGACTCAAACTATGAGGAGAAGAAGTACACGATGGGGGACG CTCCGGACTATGACAGAAGCCAGTGGCTGAATGAGAAATTCAAGCTTGGCCTGGACTTTCCCAATGTAG GTGgggagacagaagaggagaagatCCGCGTGGACATCCTGGAGAACCAGGTTATGGACACCAGCATGGACCTGTCCAGGGTGTGCTACAGCCCTGATTTT GAGAAGCTGAAGCCGCAGTACTTGGAGGGGCTCCCTGACAAGATGAGGCTCTTCTCAGAGTTCCTGGGGAAGCGGCCGTGGTTTGCAGGGGACAAG ATCACCTTTGTGGATTTCCTTGCTTATGACATCCTTGACCTGAACCGTATCTTTGAGCCTAAGTGCCTGGACGCGTTCCCAAACCTGAAGGACTTCATTGCCCGCTTTGAG GGCCTGAAGAGGATCTCTGCCTACATGAAGTCTAGCCACTTCCTCCCAAGTCCTATCTATACAAAAGCAGCCCTGTGGGGCAATAAGTAG